One genomic region from Sporomusaceae bacterium FL31 encodes:
- the gndA gene encoding 6-phosphogluconate dehydrogenase, NADP(+)-dependent, decarboxylating gives MNKKCQIGLIGLAVMGENLALNIANNGFSVAVFNRTPIKTEQFISTHQGLPLTAAFSLTELVNQLQTPRKIIMMVKAGQPVDDLIEALLPLLEQNDILIDGGNSYYEDTQRRFASLAQHGIRFLGLGVSGGEEGALKGPSLMPGGSHTAYTELESLLISIAAQVSERACCSYVGPDGAGHYVKMVHNGIEYGDMQLIAESYFVMKQGLAITPHEQSRIFDTWNQGKLNSYLIEITADILSRKDDKTGSPIVDVILDSAGQKGTGKWTVLNALELGVAVPTITEAVFARFLSGQKSERLIAAKSLAQPLHTLSKADLQDFTDAIADALYASKICSYAQGFALLNAASIRYNWDLSFADIALLWRGGCIIRAQFLEKISDAFRRNPKLPNLLLDSYFTEELNQLQQGWRKVISVCKQIGVPIPAFSASLDYYDSYRQATLPANLIQAQRDYFGAHTYERTDMSGCFHSDWATLPKVNQ, from the coding sequence ATGAATAAGAAATGCCAAATTGGCTTGATCGGCTTAGCTGTAATGGGTGAAAATCTAGCATTGAATATTGCTAATAATGGTTTTTCAGTTGCTGTCTTTAATCGTACACCAATCAAAACAGAGCAGTTTATCAGCACACATCAAGGATTACCATTAACCGCAGCTTTTTCTTTAACAGAATTAGTCAATCAACTGCAAACACCTCGTAAAATCATCATGATGGTTAAAGCAGGCCAGCCTGTCGATGATTTAATTGAAGCTCTGTTGCCACTGCTGGAACAAAATGATATTCTCATTGACGGCGGCAACTCATATTACGAAGATACGCAACGACGCTTTGCCAGCCTTGCACAGCACGGAATTCGCTTCCTTGGCCTGGGAGTGTCTGGTGGTGAGGAAGGAGCTTTGAAAGGACCAAGCTTGATGCCTGGTGGCAGCCACACCGCCTACACTGAACTAGAGTCATTACTAATCAGCATCGCTGCTCAGGTATCCGAACGTGCTTGCTGCTCTTATGTGGGCCCTGACGGTGCCGGTCATTATGTAAAAATGGTTCACAACGGCATTGAGTATGGTGATATGCAGCTTATTGCCGAATCTTACTTTGTCATGAAACAAGGATTAGCTATCACACCTCATGAACAAAGCCGTATATTTGATACTTGGAATCAAGGGAAATTAAACTCTTATTTAATTGAAATAACAGCTGATATTCTTAGTCGAAAGGATGACAAAACCGGTTCACCCATAGTCGATGTAATTCTCGATTCTGCAGGTCAAAAAGGTACTGGAAAATGGACTGTTCTTAATGCATTGGAATTGGGAGTCGCAGTTCCAACAATAACAGAAGCAGTCTTTGCCCGCTTTCTTTCCGGCCAAAAATCAGAGCGCCTCATTGCAGCCAAATCCTTAGCCCAACCTTTGCATACTTTGTCAAAAGCTGATCTGCAGGATTTCACGGACGCAATTGCCGATGCTTTATATGCGTCTAAAATCTGCTCCTATGCCCAGGGCTTTGCTTTGCTAAACGCTGCCAGCATCCGGTACAATTGGGATTTAAGCTTTGCTGATATTGCGCTGCTATGGCGGGGCGGCTGCATTATTAGAGCGCAGTTCTTAGAAAAAATCAGCGATGCCTTTAGAAGGAATCCCAAACTGCCAAACTTATTGCTTGACTCGTATTTTACAGAAGAATTAAATCAGCTCCAGCAAGGTTGGAGAAAAGTTATTTCAGTCTGCAAACAGATTGGAGTACCCATCCCAGCTTTTAGCGCCTCTCTCGACTATTATGACTCCTATCGCCAGGCCACTCTGCCAGCCAATCTGATTCAAGCCCAGCGCGATTATTTTGGTGCTCACACGTATGAGCGAACTGACATGAGCGGTTGCTTTCATTCCGATTGGGCAACTTTGCCTAAAGTTAATCAGTAA